CTCGGTCCGCGGGCGGCGCGGACCGCGTCGGAGGGTGACTCGGGGCGCAGGCCGTCGAGGAAGCGGGAGGGCTTGCGGCTGGCCCGACCGCCGGGGTTGCGGGCCAGGGCCCACGACATCACCAGGTCGCGCCGGGCGCGGGTCATGCCGACGTAGAGCAGCCGGCGCTCCTCCTCCACCGAGGCCGGGGAGTCCAGCGACGCCGAGTAGGGCAGGGTGCCGTCGACGAGGCCGGCGAGGAAGACGGCGTCCCACTCCAGGCCCTTGGCGGCGTGCAGGGTGGCGACGGTGACGCCGTCGGCGGCGGGGGCGTGCTGCTCGGCCGCGCGCCGGTCGAGGTCGGCGACGAAGTCGCTGACGGTGACCGAGCCGGGACCTCCCGGCGCGGCCGCGACGAACGATGCTGCCTGGTCGACGATGGCCTGCAGCGACTCCCAGCGGTCGCGGACGTTGCCGCGCGAGGTGGGCGCGTCACGGGCCCAGCCCATGCCGGCCAGCACGTCGCTCACCAGACCCACCACGCCGGCGTCGGCGGCGTCGACGACGGTGGCGGCGCTCTCGGTGCGGTCGGCTGCGGCACGCGCCGACCCGCGCAGCAGCGTGACGGCCTGGCGGACCTCGGGCCGGGCGAAGAAGCGGTCACCGCCGCGGACGACGTAGGGGACGCCGCGGGACGCGAGCGCCTCCTCGAACGCCTCGGACTGGGCGTTGATGCGGAAGAGGACGGCGATCTCGCCGGGCGCCGTGCCGGCGTCGACCAGCGAGCGGATCTGTGCCGCCGTCGACTCCGCCTCCTCGACCTCGTCCGCGTGCTCGTGGAACTGCAGGGCGGGACCGGAGGGCCGCTGGGCGCGCAGCTGCACCGACCGGGTGCCGCTGCCGGCCAGCAGCCGGTTGGCACCCTCCACGACCTCCGGGGTGGAGCGGTAGTTGCGGACCAGCTCGATGCTGGTGGTGCCGCGGTAGCGCCGCGGGAGGTCGAGCAGGTGGTGCGAGCTGGCTCCCGCGAAGGTGTAGATGGTCTGAGCCGGGTCGCCGACCACGCACAGGTCGTCGCGACCGCCCAGCCACAGGTCGAGCAGCGCCGCCTGGATGGGGCTGACGTCCTGGTACTCGTCGACGACGAAGTGGTGGTACTGCCGGCGCACCTCGGCCGCGACCCGCTCGTCCTCGGCCAGGATGGCCGCGGCGCACAGCAGCACGTCCTCGAGGTCGATGCGGTCGGCCTCGCGCTTGACCTCCTCGTAGGAGGCGAACACGGCGGCGACCGTGCGGGCGTCGAGGTTGCTGACCTCGCGGCCGCGGGCCGACGCCACGGCCGGGTAGTCGTCGGGGCGGACGTTGCTGACCTTGCTCCACTCGATCTCCGAGGCCAGGTCGCGCAGGGTCGCCTGCTCGATGCGCAGCCGGTTGCGACGCGCGGCACCAGCCACGAAGGGCAGCTTGGAGTCCATGACGGGCGGCAGCGGGCCGCCGTACACCTTGGGCCAGAAGTAGCGCGCCTGGCGCAGCGCGGCGGAGTGGAACGTGCGTGCCTGCACCCCGGAGGCCCCCAGGCGCTGCAGGCGTGAGCGCATCTCGCCCGCCGCCCGGACGGTGAAGGTCACCGCCAGCACCTGCTGGGGGTTGTAGACACCGGTCGCCACGCCGTAGGCGATGCGGTGGGTCAGCGCCCGGGTCTTGCCCGTGCCGGCGCCGGCCAGCACCCGCACCGGTCCGCGCAGGGCGAGGGCCACCTCCCGCTGCTCGGGGTCCAGTCCCGCCAGCAGCGCCTCCGGGTCGCCGCCGACGCGGGGCGCGTCACCCGCCCCCGAACCGGCAAGCGAAGGTGACGTGGACGACATCGGCATGGTGGAACAGGCTCCTGGGAACGGTCGTTGTGACAGTGACGCCAACTGTAGGTCCAGGGAAGGACACAACATGCCGGGCACGACCGCCGAGACGAGCGACACGGGCACCAGCCTCGTGACGATGTACTCCACGCCGTGGTGCGGCTACTGCCGTCGGCTCAAGACGCAGCTGGACCGCGAGGGCATCGAGATCGACGTCGTCGACATCGAGCAGCAGCCAGAGGCGGCCCAGATCGTGGCCGACATCAACCACGGCAATCAGACCGTCCCGACGCTCGTCTACCGCGACGGCACCGCCCAGACCAACCCCTCGGTGAAGCAGGTCCAGGCGAAGCTCGCCGAGCTCGCCGGCTGACCCGGCATGCCCGACTCATCCGGCCGGCCCGGCTGACCCGGCTGACCCGGCTCGGTCAGCGGTTCACCACTGGCCGGGCAGCGGGCCGCCGTACCACGCCTCGATCAGCGAGCGGCTGATCGAGATGCCGCCCGGCAGCACGAGCTGGCCCGCCTCCGTCTCGGCCCGCATCTCCTCGCGGGTGAACCAGCGAGCGTCCTCGATCTCGTCGTCGTCGATGGTGATCTCGGTGCTCGTGGCGCGCGCGAAGAAGCCGACCATGAGGCTGGAGGGGAACGGCCACGGCTGGTTGCCGAAGTAGGTCACCTCGGTGACCTCGATGCCGGCCTCCTCACGGACCTCGCGCGCGACCGCGTCCTCGAGGCTCTCCCCCGGGTCGACGAAGCCGGCCAGGGTCGAGAAGCGCCCCTCGGGCCAGACCGCCTGGCGCCCGAGGAGCGCCCGCTCGCCGTCGGTCACGAGCATGATCACCGCGGGGTCGGTGCGCGGGAAGTGCTGGCGGCCGCAGGCCTCGCACTGCAGCACGTAGCCGCCGCGGCTCGCGACGAGACCGCCGCCGCACCGGCCGCAGAAACGGTGCGCCCGACGCCACTCCCACATCGCCTGCGCCTGGACCAGGAACCCGCGGTCGACCGCGGCCAGGTCCGGGCCCAGCTCGCGCAGCTGGCCCCAGTCGTCGGGCGCCCGGAAGGCCTTGGTGGGCAGCACGGCGTAGTGGACGACGCCCTGACGCTCCCCCAGCAGCAGCCGCTCGCCCTCGGGCGCCTCGGCCGGTGCGAGCCAGCGGACGGCGTCGCGGTCGTCGGTCAGCGGGAACCGGCCGCCGGCGAGCACCAGCACCCGGGTGCCGGGGTCCGCCCACGTCTCGGCGAGCCAGGTGTCGTCGGTGCGACGCTCCCCGATCCGCTCGTGGCTGCGCTGCGACATGGCCACGTCGACGGCGTACGGGGGCGGGAACTCGTCGGGGGCAGCAGGCACGCTCCGACCCTAGGACCTGGCTGGTCGCCGGGCCCCGGGTCCGCCTCTACAGTGGCCGCCATGAGCACCCACATCGGCGCCGAGCCCGGCCAGATCGCCCCCCACGTCCTGATGCCCGGCGACCCGCTGCGTGCGAAGTGGATCGCCGAGACCTTCCTCGACGACGCCACCTGCTACTCCGAGGTGCGCGGGATGCTCGGCTACACCGGCACCTTCGAGGGACGGCCGGTCTCGGTGCAGGGCTCGGGCATGGGGCTGCCCTCGTTCTCGATCTACGCCACCGAGCTCTTCAACGACTACGGCGTGCAGTCGGTGGTCCGGGTCGGCTCCTGCGGCGCACTGTCGCCGGACCTCGCGGTGCGGGACGTCGTGATCGCCTCGGGCGCCTGCACGGACTCGTCGATGAACCGGATCCGGTTCGAGGGCCTCGACTACGCCCCCGTCGCCGACTTCGACCTCCTGCGGCGCGCCTACGACGCCGCCCAGGACCAGCCCGTCACCTCGAAGGTGGGTCTGCTGCTGAGCAGCGACTCCTTCTACCACCCGCGCCCGGAGCTGACCACGCGGATGGCGGAGTACGGCGTGCTGGCGATCGAGATGGAGGCGAGCGCGCTCTACACCCTCGCCGCGAAGTACGGCCGGCAGGCGCTGGCCATCTGCACCGTCAGCGACCACATCCTCACCGGCGAGGAGACCACCGCCGTCGAGCGGCAGGAGACCTTCACCCACATGGTCCACATCGCGCTCGCCGCCCTCCCCTCCGCCTGACCCGGCCGGCGGTCTCAGGAGGGACGCAGCAGCGCCTCGAGACCGGCACGGTCGGGCAGGTCGTCGACGACGACGAGGTCGTCGTCGCGCACGTAGTAGAACGCGGCCCGCACCTTCTCCAGGGGTACGCCGTGCAGCTCGCTCCAGGCGACCCGGTAGACGGCCAGCTGGACCGGGTCGGCGGTGTGGGCCCGGTTGGTCTTCCAGTCCACGACGAGCACGGACCCGTCGGGCTCCTCGAAGACGGCGTCGATCCGGCCGCGGACCACCTGGCCGGCCAGCACCACCGCGAACGGCGGCTCGACCGCGAGCGCCCGCCGCTCCCCGAAGACGCCCTCGCGGAACCGGGTCACCAGGGCGGCGAGGTCGGACTCGCCCTCGACCGCCTGGTCGGCCCGCCCGCTGAGCTCGTCGGGGTCGACCAGGAGCTCCTGGCGCGCCGGCCCGAGGTAGCCCTCGACCCAGGCGTGGAAGCGGGTGCCGAAGCGCGCCGCCGGTGAGGGCGGGCGGGGCATGGGACGGGCCAGGGAGGCGGCGAAGCCCTCGGGGTCGGAGCGCAAGGAGGCGAGGGCGGTGGCGGACAGCGCGCTCGGCAGGGCCAGCTCCACCTCGAGCACCCGGCGGGCGCGGGCCTCGGCCACGAGCCGCTCGATCTCGGCGTCCCAGCGCTCGACGTCGGCCAGCTCGACCAGCGTCAGGTCGGGCTCCTCGACCGGGCCCGCCCTCACCTCGTCCCGCACCGCGCGGACCAGCGCCGCCGCCTCGTGGCGCCGTGCGGTCTCGGCGGTGTGGGCGCTGCGCGGCCAGGGCACCTCGGTGGACCCCGAGGTGAACGGGTTGGGCGACTTCGGCTCCGGCATCTCCGGCCACTCCGGCAGGGGCCCGGTCCGGACGCCGGTCGCCACCTCGTCCTCGAGCAGCCCGCGCAGGGTGCGCTGGTAGTCCGAGGGCCCGTGGATCCGGCTCGTCTGCCCCCAGACGTAGGAGCTGACCCAGAGCTCGTGACGCGGCCGGGTGAAGGCGACGTACGCCAACCGGGCCTCCTCGGCGCTCTCGTAGGTCTTCCACTGCGTCTTGAACGCGTCGAACTCCGCCTTGCTCACGCCGTCGAGCACCGGGAGGTCGGCGGCGTCACCGCGCAGCTCGAACGGCAGCGACGGCGCCGTGGTCACCCAGGTCGGGCGGGTCTGCGAGGTCGGGAACTTCTGCTGCGCGACCCCGACGCAGAAGACGACGTCCCACTCCAGGCCCTTGGAGCGGTGCACGGTGAGCAGCTTGACGCTGTCGGCCTCCGACGGCGTCGCCTGGTCGAGGCCGGTGCCGTCCTCGCTCTCGGCCTGCAGGTAGCCGAGCAGGGCCGGCAGCGACACGTCGCCGTCGACGGCCTGGAACTCGGCGACCGCCTTGACGAAGAGGTCGAGGTTGTCGCGGCGGGCCGCGGCCGCGGGACTGACCGAGGACGCCAGCTCGACGTCGAGCCCCGAGGTGTCGATGATGCGGCGCACCAGGTCGAGCAGCGGCTCGCCGGCGTGCTGGCGCATCCGCCGCAGCTCCGCGGACAGCTCGCCGAAGCGCTCCACGGCCTCCGCGGAGTACGCCGCGGCGCCGGGGTCGTCGAGCGCGTCGGCCAGCGCCGGGATCTCGGTCGGGTCCGACCCCGCGACGGCGTCGGCGAGCTCCTCGTCGACCGAGCGGTCGCGGTCCCGGTCGGCGGGCCCGCGGACCACGGTCAGCTCACGGGCGCGCCGCCCGAGCAGCGCGAGGTCGCGGGGGCCGATCGCCCACCGCGGACTGGTGAGCAGGGTGAGCAGCGAGGCGTTGTCGGACAGGTCGTGCAGCAGGCTGAGGGTGGCGACCACCTCGCTGACCTCGGGCAGGCCGAGCAGCCCGTTGAGGCCGACGATCTCGACGGGCACCTCGGCGTCGGTCAGCGACCCGAAGACGCGGGCGGCGTACTTGTTGTCCCGCACCAGCACCGCGACGTCCTTCCACGCCCGCTCACCGCCGCCGGGGTTGGGGCGCTCCCGCGCGGCGCGGATGGCGCCGGGCAGCCAGGCCAGCTCGTGCTCGTCGTGCTCGAAGGCCTCCGCGTGGAGGTCCCCCGGTGTCGCGTCGGGCGGTGGCTCGAGGGGCAGGACGCGCAGGTCGACGGGGGTGATCGGCTCGGGCATGGCGGCGACCATGCGGTTGGCGAGCTCGAGGATCCGGGAGCCGGACCGCCGGTTGACCGTGAGCGAGTGCTGGGTGACCGCGGTCGAGCCGTCGGCGACGGGGAAGCTCTCGCCGAAGCGGATGATGTTCGACACCGACGCGCCGCGCCAGCCGTAGATCGCCTGGTTGGGGTCGCCGACCGCCATGACCGCGTGCCCCCGCCCCCCGCGCGGACCCGTGCCGGGCGCGGGACCGGAGAACAACCGCGACAGCAGCAGCGCCTGGGCGACCGAGGTGTCCTGGTACTCGTCGAGCAGCACCACCCTGAAGCGGCCCCGCTCGATCTCCCCCACCTCGGGGCACTCGGTGGCGAGGCGGGCGGCGAGCTCGATCTGGTCGGAGAACTCCATGAGGCCGAGGCCGCGCTTGAGCGCGCGGTACTCGCGGACCAGCCCGAGCAGCTCGGCCCGCTCGCCGAACTTGGCGGCGCACTTGCGGGCGTCCGCGACGTAGGTCTTCCGGGTCTCGGTCGCGACGAGCTCGTCGACCAGCGGTCCCCAGTGCTCCTGCACCCGGTCGACGTCGTCGGGGTCGACCAGGTGCTCGCTCATCGCGGAGTCGAGCGTGAGCATCCAGCCGATGACGGTCTCGGGGTGGTCGGACAGCAGCGTGACCGGGGCGGAGTGGCGCGCCACCACCCGGGCCGCGAGCTGGAAGCGCGAGGCGTCCGCGACCACCCGGGTGTCGGGCTCGTGCCCGATGCGCAGGCCGTGGTCGCCGAGCAGGGCGGCGGCGTACGAGTGGTAGGTCGACACGGTCGGCTCGAGCACCTCGGGCTCGTCCTCCCCGGCGGTGCCCGGGCGCCCGGGCTCCGGCAGGATGCCGGCGGCGGTCAGCGTCTCGCGGACCCGGGTGGCGAGCTCGGAGGCGGCCTTCGAGGTGAAGGTCAGACCCAGGACCTCCTCGGGGCGGACCTGGCCGGTGCCGACCAGCCACACGACCCGCGCCGCCATGAGGGTGGTCTTGCCGGAGCCGGCCCCGGCGATCACGACGGCCGGCTCCAGCGGAGCGGTGACCGCGGCGAACTGCTGGGCGCTGAGCGGGTAGTCGGCGCCCATGAAGCGCTGCAGTGCCTCGGGGGTGTCGAGGACGGGCGGGGCAGGTGTGCTGCTCACGACATCACCGACCCGGACGTCTTGGTCGGGCAGAGCAGCTCGAAGGCGCAGTAGCGGCAGTGCGTGCCCTCGACGGCGGGGAACTCCTCGTCGCGCACCCGGCGGACGGCCGACTCGATCTGCACCTCGACCGGGCGCCGGCCGGACTCGTCCGGCTGCTGCGGCGCCTGCTCCTGCACCTTGACCCGCCCGCCCACCTCCTGGCGCAGCTGCACGAGCTCGGCTCCGCCGGGCTCGGCCCCGCGCCCGAGCGCCTCGCGGAACGCCCCCGCCTCGGCGGCCAGCTGGTAGAGACCGAGCTGGGCGTTCTCGCGGACGTCGCTGGCGCGCGGCGGGTTCTTCGAGGTCTTGAAGTCCACCACGACGACCCGCCCCTCGCTGTCGACCTCGACCCGGTCGGCGGAGCCGTTGAGGCGCACCGTCGTGCCGCCGACCTCGACGTCGACGGTGAAGCTCTGCTCGCTGGCGACGTGGGTGCGCGGGTTGGCCGTCTGCCACGTGAGGTAGCGGGTCAGCGCGGCCCGCACCTCGGCGTACTCCTTGACGCTGGACCAGGGCGTGCGGAAGGCGATCTGGCCCCAGACCGCGGAGACGTGCTCCATCAGGGTGTCGACGCCCACGCCCGCGGGCTCGCCGAACTCGCCCTGCACTACCCGGTCGACGAGCGTGTGCACGACGTTGCCGAAGCCCTGGGCCTGGCTGGAGGCGACGACGCCACCCGCCTCGCGGGACAGGAACCACTGGGTCGGGCAGGTCAGCAGGCCGTCGAGCATGGAGGCGCTGACCGAGAGCGGGGCGTCGGGGTCGCGCACGGGCGCGGGGGCGGCGGTCCAGTCGCGCAGGCCCCACCAGCGGTCCGGGTCGGCGGCCGGCACCAGCAGGCTGCCGCTCACGGGTCCCGTGGCGGAGCCGCTCGACTCCTCCGGGCCCGACCCGAGCCGCAGGTCGGCGAGCCGGGCCAGACGCAGCGCCGCAGCCCGCCGTACGGCGTCGTTGGTCGCCGGATCCGCGACGGTGCGCCGCAGCTCGGCGACCAGACCGTCGAGGGTGAGCGGACGACGGGGGCGGCCCTGCACCACCTCCGCGTCCTTGCCGAGATCCGCGAGGAACCGCGACGGCTGCTCGCCGTCGTCGTCGGGCGAGGCGACCGCGGTGACGACCAGGCGCTGGCGGGCCCGGGTGCAGGCGACGTAGAAGAGCCGGCGCTCCTCGGCGAGCAGGGCCCGGGTCTCGACGGGCGGCAGCTCCCCCTCGGCCCCGAGCCGGTCGGAGGCGAGCAGCGTCGACCGGCGCCGCAGGTCGGGCCAGGCACCCTCCTGCACGCCGTGGAGGACGACGAGTCGCCACTCCAGCCCCTTGGAACGGTGAGCGGTGATCAGCCGGACGGCCTCGCCACGCACCCCGCGGTCGGCGAGGGAGTCGGAGGGGATCTGCTGGGCCGACAGCGTCTCGAGGAACACCGCGGCCGTGGTGTGGCCGCGCTGCTCCTCCGCCTTGGCCGCCTCCTCGAAAAGCGCCACGACCGCGTCGAGGTCGCGGTGGGCCCGCATCGCGCCCGACCCGCCGGAGGTGGCCAGCGTGCGCAGCTGCTCGGGCCACCGGGTGCCCGACCACAGCGTCCACAGCACCTCCTCGGCGGTGGCCCCGGCGGTCGCGAGCGCGGCGGTGCGGCGCAGCAAGGCGGCGAGCCGCCGGACCTTGTCCGTGCCGCGCCCCGTCGGCAGGCCGTCGAGGAGCGAGGGGTCGAGCACGGCGCACCGCACGAGCTCCCGGCTCGAGCGGGGCCGGCCGCCGTCGGCGAGCACCTGCTGCTTCTCGCGCCGGTGCAGCGCCCGGGCCATCAGCCGGATCTCGGCGGCGTCGAGCCCGCCGAGCGGCGAGAGCAGCAGGCCCTCGGCCCGCTCCGCGTCGACGTGGTGCGGGTCCTGGGGGTCGTCGGTGTCGAGGTGGAGGGCGGCCGACAGCGCGTCCAGCAGCGGCTGGGTGCCCGACTCCGCCACCAGCGGGGTGTCGTCGGCGCCCACCTCGACCGGCACGCCGGCCGCGACCAGGTTGCGCCGCAGCACCGGGATGCTGGCGCGTCCCGAGCGGACCAGCACCGCCATCTCCGACCAGGGCACCTCGTCCTCGAGGTGCGCCCGCCTCAGCAGGTCGGCGACGTGCTCGACCTCGGCGCGGGCGGTGTCGTAGTGGCGGACCTCGACCCGCCCAGGACCCAGCGGGCCCTCGACCGGGAGCGGCTCGCGGAACGCCCGGAAGGCGTCGGTCGGGATGGCGCCGGTGGTGGGCAGGGTGGCGGCGATCCGCCGCGACGCGGTCAGCAGCCGCGGCCCGAAGCGTCGGGTCGTCTGGAGCGCGACGACCGGGGCGCGCCCGCCGTCGCGGGCGCGGAACTCGTCGGGGAAGTCGAGGATGCCGCGGACCTCGGCGCCCCGGAAGCCGTAGATCGACTGGTCGGGGTCGCCGACGACCACGAGGTTGCGGCCGTCGCCGGCCAGCGCCCGCAGCAGCGCCACCTGGGAGGGGTCGGTGTCCTGGTACTCGTCCACGAGGACCCACTGGTAGCGCGCGCGCAGGTCGCGCTGCACCTCAGGACGCGCGGCCAGGCCTGCCGCCCGGGTGACGAGGTCGGCGTAGTCGAGGGCGCTCTCGGAGTCGAGGACGTCGAGGTACTGCTCGAGGAACTGCCCGCCGGCCACCCACTCCGGACGGTTCGCCGCCTTGCCGGCGGTGACCATGTCGACCGGGTCGAGCCCCCGCTCGCGGGCGCGGGCGAGCAGCATCTGCACCTCGCGGGCGAAGCCGCGCGTGCGGCGGGCCGGCGCGAGCGCGTCGGGCCAGGCCACGGACTCGGGCGTCGGCTCCAGGAGGCGCCGCACCACGACGTCGGCCTGGGGCGCGGACAGCAGCCGCAGCGGGGCGGCGTACGCCTCGACCGGGGCGTGACGGCGCACGAGCGAGTAGGCGAAGGAGTGGAAGGTGGCGCTCAGCGACGAGCCCAGCGTGCGGCCGAGCCGGGCGGTGACCCGGTCGCGCAGGCTGTCGGCGGCCTTGCGGCTGAAGGTCAGCGCCAGCACCTGGTCCGGCGCGACGCCGCGCCGCTCGACGAGGTCGACGACGAGCTCGACCAGCGTGGTCGTCTTGCCCGTGCCCGGCCCCGCGAGCACGAGCAGCGGCCCGGCGTCGTGCGCCAGGACGGCCTTCTGCGAGGTGTCCAGCTGCGGGGGCGGCGCGGCGGGCGGCGGTCCGGCCAGGGTGTACGTCGTCATCGGGACCCATCCCAGCACGCACCGTCGACACAACCCAGGCACGCCCCCTCGGCACCGGCGGCTAGCGTTCCCAGGATGCAGCCCCCGACGCAGCCCATCGGCCCCCTCGCGGGAGTCCTCGTCGTCGACCTGACCCGCGCCCTGGCCGGTCCGCACGCCACCATGATGCTGGGCGACCTCGGCGCCCGTGTGGTCAAGGTCGAGGCCCCGGGCCACGGTGACGACTCCCGGACCTGGGGCCCGCCGTTCCTCGAGCGCGACGGCGAGCGGACCTCGACGTACTTCCTGGCGGCCAACCGCAACAAGGAGTCGCTGACGCTCGACCTCAAGGACACGAGCGAGGGCGGGGACCGGGCCGTGCTGGAGGAGCTCGTCCGGCGCGCCGACGTGCTGGTCGAGAACTTCCGGGTCGGCGTGATGGACCGTCTCGGGCTGGGCGTCGATCGCCTCCACGAGCTCAACCCCGGTCTCGTGGTCCTGTCGATCACGGGATTCGGGCACGACGGCCCGGAGGCGATGCGGGCCGGCTACGACCAGATCGCGCAGGGCGAGGGTGGCCTGATGAGCCTCACCGGCGACACCGACCCCACCAAGACCGGCGTCCCGATCGCGGACCTGCTGGCAGGGATGAACGGCGCCTACGGGGTGGCGGCAGCGCTGTTCGAGCGGGAGCGGGCGCGCGCCGCGGGCGAGCCGGCGCCGGGGCGGGTGGTGCGCACCAGCCTGCTGTCGAGCGTGGTGGGCGTGCACGCCTACCAGGGCACCCGGTGGACCGCCGGCCACGAGGTGCCGGGGCTCCAGGGCACCCACCACGCGGCGATCGCGCCGTACGGCCTGTTCCACACGGCCACCTCGCCGGTCCAGGTGGCGTGCGGCAGCGAGGGGCTGTGGCGTGCGTTCGCGCCGGTCGTCGGCCTCGACCCGGCCGAGGCGCGGTTCGCGACCAACCTCGACCGCGTGACGAACCGCGAGGAGCTGACCGCCGCGATCGAGGCGGCGATGGCCGACGCCCCCGCGGAGGACTGGCTGGAGCGGCTCGCCTCGGCGGGCGTGCCGTCGGGGAAGGTGCGGTCGGTCGACGACGTCTACCGCTGGGAGCAGACGCTCTCGCAGGGCCTGCTGATCGGCGTCGAGCACCCGGTGCACGGGACGGTGCAGCTGCCCGGGTCGGCGCTGCGGCTCGACGACCAGCCGTTCTCCGGCGGGCGCGCGGAGCACCTCGCCCCGCCGCTGCTGGGCCAGCACGACGCGGCGCTGCGCGGCGAGCTCGGCTTCGGCTGAGGCCAGGCCCGCGGGCGGCCCCGGTCGACCGGGGTCAGCCGGGGACGACCCGGGTGCCGCTGCTCCCGGCGACGGCGTCGCCGAGGGCGTGGAGCGAGGTGATGACCCCGGTGCCTCCGCCCCGCTCGACGAAGTCGCAGACCGCGGCGACCTTCGGCCCCATCGACCCCGCCGGGAGCCGCTCGCGGGACGCGATCTCGCGCATCCGGCTGGCGGTGACCTCGCCGACCGGCTCCTCCGCGCCGGTCCCCCAGCCGGTCACCACGTGCGGCACGTCGGTCGCGACCACGAGCAGGTCGGCGGCCAGGTGCACCGCCACCACGGCCGCGGTCAGGTCCTTGTCGACGACCGCCTCGACCCCGCGCCACGACCGGTCGGGCTCACCGACGACCGGGACGCCGCCGCCCCCGGAGCAGACGACGACGAAGCCGGCCGCCAGCAGGGCGTCCGCCGCGGGGGCGTCGACGCAGTCGCGTGGTGCGGGTGAGGGCACGACGCGCCGCCAGCCCCTGCCGGGGGTGTCGACGAATTGTTGTCCGTGTGACTTCAACACTTCGGTCTCGTCGATGTCGAGGTAGCGCCCGATCGGCTTCGAGGGTGCGAGGAACCCCGGGTCGTCGGCCGAGACGAGCGTCCGCGAGACGAGCGTCGCCGTACGACGGGAGCTGCCGCGGCGAGCCAACGCACCGTCGAGGGCGTTCATCAGGGTGAACCCGATGGTCGCCTGGGTCTGGGCCACGCACCAGTCGAGCGGGATCGGCGCCACCGCGTGCGCGGCCAGCTCGTTCTTGACCAGCAGGTTGCCGACCTGGGGACCGTTGCCGTGGGTCAGGACGACCTCGTGGCCGGCGACCACGAGGTCGGCGATCGGCTCCGCGGCCTCCGCCACCGCGGCCTGCTGGTCCTCCACGCGCGCCCGCCCGTCCGGCGACGACAGGGCGTTGCCGCCGAGGGCGATGACGATGCGCATGCGGGAGCCTCAGCGGCCCAGGGCCTCGGCCTCCGCGCCGATCGTGGTGTCGTCGCCGTGACCGGTGTGCACCACGGTGTCGTCGGGCAGCGGGAAGAGCCGCGTCCTGATCGACTCCTTGATGACGTCGGCGTCGCTGA
This DNA window, taken from Nocardioides sp. HDW12B, encodes the following:
- a CDS encoding ATP-dependent helicase; the encoded protein is MPMSSTSPSLAGSGAGDAPRVGGDPEALLAGLDPEQREVALALRGPVRVLAGAGTGKTRALTHRIAYGVATGVYNPQQVLAVTFTVRAAGEMRSRLQRLGASGVQARTFHSAALRQARYFWPKVYGGPLPPVMDSKLPFVAGAARRNRLRIEQATLRDLASEIEWSKVSNVRPDDYPAVASARGREVSNLDARTVAAVFASYEEVKREADRIDLEDVLLCAAAILAEDERVAAEVRRQYHHFVVDEYQDVSPIQAALLDLWLGGRDDLCVVGDPAQTIYTFAGASSHHLLDLPRRYRGTTSIELVRNYRSTPEVVEGANRLLAGSGTRSVQLRAQRPSGPALQFHEHADEVEEAESTAAQIRSLVDAGTAPGEIAVLFRINAQSEAFEEALASRGVPYVVRGGDRFFARPEVRQAVTLLRGSARAAADRTESAATVVDAADAGVVGLVSDVLAGMGWARDAPTSRGNVRDRWESLQAIVDQAASFVAAAPGGPGSVTVSDFVADLDRRAAEQHAPAADGVTVATLHAAKGLEWDAVFLAGLVDGTLPYSASLDSPASVEEERRLLYVGMTRARRDLVMSWALARNPGGRASRKPSRFLDGLRPESPSDAVRAARGPSRGKAGKGKARSVCRVCGAALTSVAERRIGRHEGCESSYDEALFERLRAWRAETAKADSVPAYVVFTDLTLQAIAEVQPGSAQAMLAINGIGASKLEKYGDAVLTLVAGGTVTADDDQPTLD
- a CDS encoding ATP-dependent DNA helicase; its protein translation is MSSTPAPPVLDTPEALQRFMGADYPLSAQQFAAVTAPLEPAVVIAGAGSGKTTLMAARVVWLVGTGQVRPEEVLGLTFTSKAASELATRVRETLTAAGILPEPGRPGTAGEDEPEVLEPTVSTYHSYAAALLGDHGLRIGHEPDTRVVADASRFQLAARVVARHSAPVTLLSDHPETVIGWMLTLDSAMSEHLVDPDDVDRVQEHWGPLVDELVATETRKTYVADARKCAAKFGERAELLGLVREYRALKRGLGLMEFSDQIELAARLATECPEVGEIERGRFRVVLLDEYQDTSVAQALLLSRLFSGPAPGTGPRGGRGHAVMAVGDPNQAIYGWRGASVSNIIRFGESFPVADGSTAVTQHSLTVNRRSGSRILELANRMVAAMPEPITPVDLRVLPLEPPPDATPGDLHAEAFEHDEHELAWLPGAIRAARERPNPGGGERAWKDVAVLVRDNKYAARVFGSLTDAEVPVEIVGLNGLLGLPEVSEVVATLSLLHDLSDNASLLTLLTSPRWAIGPRDLALLGRRARELTVVRGPADRDRDRSVDEELADAVAGSDPTEIPALADALDDPGAAAYSAEAVERFGELSAELRRMRQHAGEPLLDLVRRIIDTSGLDVELASSVSPAAAARRDNLDLFVKAVAEFQAVDGDVSLPALLGYLQAESEDGTGLDQATPSEADSVKLLTVHRSKGLEWDVVFCVGVAQQKFPTSQTRPTWVTTAPSLPFELRGDAADLPVLDGVSKAEFDAFKTQWKTYESAEEARLAYVAFTRPRHELWVSSYVWGQTSRIHGPSDYQRTLRGLLEDEVATGVRTGPLPEWPEMPEPKSPNPFTSGSTEVPWPRSAHTAETARRHEAAALVRAVRDEVRAGPVEEPDLTLVELADVERWDAEIERLVAEARARRVLEVELALPSALSATALASLRSDPEGFAASLARPMPRPPSPAARFGTRFHAWVEGYLGPARQELLVDPDELSGRADQAVEGESDLAALVTRFREGVFGERRALAVEPPFAVVLAGQVVRGRIDAVFEEPDGSVLVVDWKTNRAHTADPVQLAVYRVAWSELHGVPLEKVRAAFYYVRDDDLVVVDDLPDRAGLEALLRPS
- a CDS encoding mycoredoxin, with the translated sequence MPGTTAETSDTGTSLVTMYSTPWCGYCRRLKTQLDREGIEIDVVDIEQQPEAAQIVADINHGNQTVPTLVYRDGTAQTNPSVKQVQAKLAELAG
- the nudC gene encoding NAD(+) diphosphatase, whose product is MPAAPDEFPPPYAVDVAMSQRSHERIGERRTDDTWLAETWADPGTRVLVLAGGRFPLTDDRDAVRWLAPAEAPEGERLLLGERQGVVHYAVLPTKAFRAPDDWGQLRELGPDLAAVDRGFLVQAQAMWEWRRAHRFCGRCGGGLVASRGGYVLQCEACGRQHFPRTDPAVIMLVTDGERALLGRQAVWPEGRFSTLAGFVDPGESLEDAVAREVREEAGIEVTEVTYFGNQPWPFPSSLMVGFFARATSTEITIDDDEIEDARWFTREEMRAETEAGQLVLPGGISISRSLIEAWYGGPLPGQW
- the deoD gene encoding purine-nucleoside phosphorylase — translated: MSTHIGAEPGQIAPHVLMPGDPLRAKWIAETFLDDATCYSEVRGMLGYTGTFEGRPVSVQGSGMGLPSFSIYATELFNDYGVQSVVRVGSCGALSPDLAVRDVVIASGACTDSSMNRIRFEGLDYAPVADFDLLRRAYDAAQDQPVTSKVGLLLSSDSFYHPRPELTTRMAEYGVLAIEMEASALYTLAAKYGRQALAICTVSDHILTGEETTAVERQETFTHMVHIALAALPSA